In Mongoliitalea daihaiensis, one DNA window encodes the following:
- a CDS encoding glycoside hydrolase family 32 protein → MMFRQNSILLISLICIGMILACTPNKEKGEKLKYQEQYRPQFHFSPEANWMNDPNGMVYWDGEYHLFYQYYPDGNVWGPMHWGHAISEDLVYWEHLPIALYPDSLGYIFSGSAVVDHANTSGLGKDGKPPMVAIYTYHDPIGEAAGRDDFQTQGIAYSLDNGRTWEVYQDNPVLANPGIKDFRDPKVIWDEQTQQWIMSLAVLDKIRFYTSPNLLNWTFASDFQPSWAAYGGVWECPDLFPLKTESGEEKWVLLVSINPGGPQGGSATQYFIGDFDGKTFNPTQEDVEWIDWGADNYAGVTWSNIPEEDGRRLFIGWMSNWDYAQVVPTTTWRSAMTLPRALSLYTVKGKVYLKSKPVEELKALRGKEFPILNSTTEIGSKSFEVHIPLSDEKEFEITFSNDSQNEINIYKVRGHLVFNRSKSGNTSFMESFGRVNAVKLPDIQLDMISIYFDQSSIEIFINDGQLAMTNLVFPKRAYTHMDLVGINPAGKIYHLNSIWN, encoded by the coding sequence ATGATGTTTAGACAAAACTCAATCCTTCTAATATCTTTGATCTGCATAGGGATGATCTTGGCTTGTACGCCAAATAAAGAAAAGGGCGAAAAGTTAAAATATCAAGAGCAGTATAGACCTCAATTTCATTTTTCTCCAGAAGCTAATTGGATGAATGATCCCAATGGGATGGTGTATTGGGATGGTGAGTATCATTTGTTTTATCAGTATTATCCAGACGGTAATGTATGGGGTCCCATGCACTGGGGACATGCTATATCCGAAGATTTGGTCTATTGGGAGCATTTACCCATCGCTTTGTATCCTGATTCGTTGGGCTATATCTTTTCTGGTTCGGCTGTTGTAGATCATGCGAATACTTCTGGTTTGGGTAAAGATGGTAAACCTCCCATGGTGGCAATTTATACCTACCATGATCCCATTGGCGAGGCTGCTGGTAGGGATGATTTTCAGACCCAAGGAATTGCGTATAGCTTAGATAATGGCCGTACTTGGGAAGTCTATCAGGATAATCCTGTTTTAGCCAACCCGGGAATCAAAGACTTCAGAGACCCCAAAGTGATATGGGACGAACAAACGCAACAGTGGATCATGTCTTTAGCTGTTTTGGATAAGATCAGATTTTATACCTCACCAAACCTGCTGAATTGGACTTTTGCCAGTGATTTTCAACCATCTTGGGCTGCTTATGGAGGAGTGTGGGAATGCCCGGATTTATTTCCTTTAAAAACCGAATCTGGTGAAGAAAAATGGGTATTGCTGGTGAGCATCAATCCCGGGGGACCCCAAGGTGGGTCTGCTACTCAATATTTTATAGGTGATTTCGATGGAAAAACATTCAATCCAACCCAAGAAGATGTGGAATGGATAGATTGGGGGGCGGATAACTATGCAGGTGTCACTTGGTCCAATATACCAGAAGAAGATGGAAGAAGACTATTCATCGGCTGGATGAGTAATTGGGATTATGCACAAGTAGTTCCTACTACCACATGGCGTTCAGCTATGACGTTACCTAGAGCTTTATCCCTATATACAGTGAAAGGGAAGGTCTATTTGAAATCTAAACCAGTAGAGGAGTTAAAAGCTTTGAGAGGTAAAGAATTTCCTATTCTAAATTCAACCACTGAAATTGGCTCTAAGTCTTTTGAAGTGCATATTCCACTATCTGATGAAAAAGAGTTTGAAATTACATTTAGCAACGATTCTCAAAATGAAATAAATATTTATAAAGTGAGAGGTCATCTGGTCTTTAACAGAAGTAAATCAGGAAACACATCCTTTATGGAAAGTTTTGGTAGAGTAAATGCTGTAAAATTACCTGATATTCAATTGGATATGATTTCTATTTATTTTGATCAATCCTCTATTGAAATTTTTATCAATGATGGTCAGCTTGCGATGACAAACTTAGTTTTTCCAAAAAGAGCTTATACACATATGGACCTTGTAGGTATAAATCCTGCGGGTAAAATCTATCATTTGAATTCTATTTGGAATTAA
- a CDS encoding sugar porter family MFS transporter, whose protein sequence is MKQNKSYVLFLSITAALGGFLFGFDTAVISGAERDIQVIWQLSDWSHGLAVAMALYGTVIGALFGGIPADKLGRKVSLFWIGVLYLVSAIGSAMAPDVNTFMFFRFLGGLGVGASSVVAPMYISEIAPAARRGQLVALYQFNIVFGILMAYFSNYLIGTANLAESWRWMLGVEAIPALIYSILIVKVPKSPRWLISKKQDFENARVILTKTDPEGVEEAMQLAIAESKEIKGKVSFTSLFQSKYRKITFFAFLIAFFNQVSGINAIIYFAPRIFESAGIATEDALLSTIGIGFINLVATMAGLYFIDKLGRKKLMYIGSVGYIISLSLMAYSYFGGAVGPHLLPYFVFIFIAAHAIGQGSVIWVFISEIFPNELRAYGQSLGSFTHWILAAVIANLFPYFASNFGAGYIFAFFAAMMVLQLLWVAFRMPETKGRSLEEIQQDLQKNHV, encoded by the coding sequence ATGAAACAGAATAAAAGTTATGTCCTTTTCCTTTCCATCACAGCGGCTTTAGGTGGCTTTTTATTTGGTTTTGATACAGCTGTAATTTCCGGTGCTGAGCGGGATATTCAAGTGATTTGGCAGCTTTCGGATTGGAGTCACGGCTTGGCAGTAGCAATGGCCCTGTACGGAACAGTCATTGGAGCACTATTCGGAGGGATTCCTGCGGATAAATTGGGCAGAAAAGTATCCTTATTTTGGATTGGGGTACTGTACTTGGTTTCTGCTATTGGTTCGGCAATGGCTCCAGACGTGAATACCTTTATGTTCTTCCGCTTCTTAGGAGGGTTAGGGGTAGGAGCATCTTCAGTCGTAGCCCCTATGTATATCTCTGAAATAGCTCCAGCTGCCAGAAGAGGGCAATTGGTTGCCCTATATCAATTTAATATCGTATTTGGTATTCTGATGGCTTATTTTTCAAATTACCTCATTGGAACAGCTAATTTAGCTGAATCATGGCGATGGATGTTAGGAGTGGAGGCTATACCGGCATTGATTTACAGTATCTTGATTGTCAAAGTTCCCAAGAGTCCACGATGGTTGATTTCGAAAAAGCAGGATTTTGAAAATGCACGGGTGATCTTGACTAAAACTGACCCTGAGGGAGTGGAAGAAGCCATGCAATTGGCCATAGCCGAAAGCAAGGAGATTAAGGGAAAAGTTTCTTTTACTAGTTTGTTTCAATCCAAGTATAGAAAAATCACTTTTTTTGCCTTTTTAATTGCCTTTTTCAATCAGGTCTCAGGGATTAACGCAATCATTTATTTTGCCCCCAGAATTTTCGAATCTGCAGGCATTGCCACAGAAGATGCTTTATTATCCACAATTGGGATTGGATTTATCAATTTGGTAGCGACCATGGCAGGATTGTATTTTATTGATAAGTTGGGTAGAAAAAAATTAATGTACATAGGTTCGGTGGGATATATCATTTCCCTTTCTTTGATGGCTTACAGTTACTTTGGTGGGGCTGTTGGTCCGCACTTGTTGCCATACTTTGTATTTATTTTTATAGCAGCGCATGCCATTGGTCAAGGTTCGGTAATTTGGGTATTCATTTCTGAGATATTCCCCAATGAATTACGTGCCTATGGGCAATCTTTAGGTTCTTTTACCCACTGGATTTTGGCAGCAGTGATCGCTAATTTATTTCCCTATTTTGCTTCAAATTTTGGAGCTGGATATATTTTTGCTTTCTTCGCAGCAATGATGGTCTTACAGTTGCTTTGGGTAGCTTTCCGAATGCCGGAGACCAAAGGAAGATCCTTGGAAGAAATTCAACAAGATTTACAAAAAAACCATGTCTAA